The Haloplanus salinarum genome includes a region encoding these proteins:
- a CDS encoding DUF7550 family protein, whose protein sequence is MADHVDDHADHEHHPHGEDEADEGRVTSPMQEFTTGQAGVGFVVLLVGLAVTFGLPLFL, encoded by the coding sequence ATGGCCGATCACGTCGACGATCACGCGGACCACGAGCACCACCCTCACGGCGAGGACGAGGCCGACGAAGGACGCGTCACCTCGCCCATGCAGGAGTTCACGACCGGACAGGCCGGCGTCGGGTTCGTCGTCCTCCTCGTCGGCCTCGCGGTCACGTTCGGCCTGCCGCTGTTCCTGTGA
- the hisF gene encoding imidazole glycerol phosphate synthase subunit HisF, with product MAVTKRIIPCIDVDLDEDGNPAVYTGVNFEDLKHTGDPVEMARRYNEAGADEFVFLDITASAEGRETMLHVVEQVADEVFIPLTVGGGIRTREDIKETLRAGADKVSINTAAIENPELVDAGATAFGSQCIVISVDARRRYDEQGEHYERIDGESCWFECTIKGGREGTGVDVVEWAREVESRGAGELFVNSIDADGTKEGYDIPLTRAVCDNVSTPVIASSGCGGPEDTREVFAEAGADAALAASIFHFDEYTIREVKEYLDDRGIPVRL from the coding sequence ATGGCCGTAACCAAGCGCATCATTCCCTGTATCGACGTGGACCTCGACGAGGACGGCAACCCGGCGGTGTACACCGGCGTCAACTTCGAGGACCTGAAGCATACGGGCGACCCGGTCGAGATGGCCCGTCGGTACAACGAGGCGGGGGCCGACGAGTTCGTCTTTCTCGACATCACGGCGAGCGCGGAGGGCCGCGAGACCATGCTCCACGTCGTCGAGCAGGTGGCCGACGAGGTGTTCATCCCGCTGACCGTCGGCGGGGGGATCCGGACCCGGGAGGACATCAAGGAGACGCTCCGGGCCGGCGCGGACAAGGTGTCGATCAACACCGCGGCCATCGAGAACCCGGAGCTGGTCGACGCCGGGGCGACCGCCTTCGGTAGTCAGTGTATCGTCATCAGCGTCGACGCCCGCCGCCGCTACGACGAGCAGGGGGAACATTACGAGCGGATCGACGGCGAGTCCTGCTGGTTCGAGTGTACGATCAAGGGCGGCCGCGAGGGGACCGGCGTCGACGTGGTGGAGTGGGCCCGGGAGGTCGAATCCCGGGGCGCGGGCGAGCTGTTCGTCAACTCCATCGACGCCGACGGCACCAAGGAAGGCTACGACATCCCGCTGACGCGGGCGGTCTGTGACAACGTCTCGACGCCGGTCATCGCCTCGTCGGGGTGTGGCGGTCCCGAGGACACCCGCGAGGTGTTCGCCGAGGCGGGCGCCGACGCCGCACTCGCGGCCTCCATCTTCCACTTCGACGAGTACACGATCCGCGAGGTCAAGGAGTATCTCGACGACCGCGGGATCCCCGTTCGGCTCTAG